Proteins from a genomic interval of Numenius arquata unplaced genomic scaffold, bNumArq3.hap1.1 HAP1_SCAFFOLD_1592, whole genome shotgun sequence:
- the EIF1AD gene encoding probable RNA-binding protein EIF1AD, with product MPPRFRRHVWIKRGDFLLVDPIEEGDKVKAEMSLVLLPPHVRFLQRQGLWPEAFAPREGRAPPEDKDGDSDGGLFVNTNRVGVPGDTGDSEEETGDSEDTGDSEEETGDTATGDAEKDTGDAEEDTGDTATGDTAARGDKATHPRDSGDKDRGAGGTQEAPCPPP from the exons gtgACTTCCTGCTGGTGGACCCCATCGAGGAGGGGGACAAGGTCAAGGCCGAGATGTCCCTCGTGCTGCTCCCCCCCCACGTCCGCTTCCTGCAGCGCCAGGGGCTCTG GCCCGAGGCCTTCGCCCCCCGGGAGGG CCGGGCCCCCCCCgaggacaaggatggggacagcgACGGGGGGCTCTTCGTCAACACCAACCGGGTGGGGGTCcccggggacacgggggacagcgaggaggagaCGGGGGACAGCGAGGACACGggggacagcgaggaggagaCGGGTGACACAGCCACGGGTGACGCCGAGAAGGACACGGGTGACGCCGAGGAGGACACGGGTGACACAGCCACGGGTGACACCGCGGCCAGGGGTGACAAGGCCACACACCCCCGGGACAGCGGGGACAAGGACAGAGGGGCCGGTGGCACCCAGGAggcgccgtgtccccccccgtga